One Flavobacterium sp. 90 DNA segment encodes these proteins:
- a CDS encoding TonB-dependent receptor: MKTIYKAIFIFSVALFAQNVTAQKATISGTVTDSQSPLPGATIILSNNQKATTDFSGYFTIQDVRSGSLELQIAYIGYETKNIKVEVKDNQRVSLGIIRLETNSKELSEVVVSGMSQRNSEARALNMQKKSMSIVNVIAADGIGKLPDRNAAETVQRMPGVSIERDQGEGRFVSVRGLPPFWSSTTINGNRIPTAEEETTSRATAFDFFPSDLIAYVEATKALTPDMDGDAIGGSVNFTTQTAPTKRTIKASIFSGYNQKSDKGIYSGSLTIGDKSKNGKFGYIINGTYWDRNWATDNYEARRNGDQGVYRLELRDYTGIRKTTGLNAAMEFNPSSRDKIFLKATYGGLSDTETHYKHRIRFDKFNSTTNALTVEQQDIHNELMTQFLGLDLGGKHQLANGTLDWSLASYRNRFKYGNIPNAEDNSYFLIQFNQTGVGVKPEYLNTVPVASGGAGGPRAYWAADGGKLDPNNPKSIFDFYSDPNFKTDPTKMKFSTLELYKISIVERDNIIAAVNYEHNFNESLKMKFGAKLTDKDRIATFRDEYYNWTGSPTPFLSNYGSDLINQPGGTDYMRRETGTNIGNTFGPVLSGNGMNNLYNSAQGSLVLNPTDSQIPELGKGLGRNFNVGETTSSGYAMATYSISDKWTVLGGVRVTNTITQVTGKTVENNVVVDAENTKTYTSVLPMLHVKYTPIENLNLRFATTRTFARPNFGDISPAGSLNTIDGEYAGGNPNLNPTYSWNFDLLGEYFLDEVGVINAGVFYKSITDPIFDDTYQGTINGIPNIEISSPTNGGNAWIGGVEFGITKRFSFLPGFLKYFGTQINATFMNSEMTLGENTNNPNGRKVSTPYQAKELYNLQLFYETGKLNVRAAFNHKGAYAISFDANAKNTDMNDIYYGKYNSLDFSASYKVGTHFTIFSDVNNVLNEPLMYHFGETPNRPKQVEYYGAKFNLGLKYNL; this comes from the coding sequence ATGAAAACAATTTACAAGGCAATTTTTATTTTTTCGGTTGCACTTTTTGCGCAGAACGTGACGGCGCAAAAAGCAACCATAAGCGGAACTGTTACCGACTCACAATCTCCTTTGCCGGGAGCAACTATTATTTTATCTAACAATCAAAAAGCAACAACTGATTTCAGCGGTTATTTTACGATTCAGGATGTTAGATCTGGTAGTTTAGAATTACAAATCGCCTATATAGGATATGAAACAAAAAATATAAAAGTAGAAGTAAAAGACAATCAACGTGTTAGTTTAGGAATAATTCGTTTAGAAACCAATTCAAAAGAATTAAGCGAAGTAGTTGTAAGCGGAATGAGCCAAAGAAATAGTGAAGCAAGAGCGCTGAACATGCAAAAGAAATCAATGAGCATTGTAAATGTAATTGCGGCTGACGGAATAGGAAAGCTTCCGGATCGTAATGCTGCCGAAACGGTTCAGCGTATGCCTGGAGTTTCTATCGAAAGAGATCAGGGTGAGGGACGTTTCGTTTCAGTGAGAGGTTTGCCGCCATTTTGGTCTTCAACAACAATCAACGGTAACAGAATTCCAACTGCCGAAGAAGAAACCACTTCGAGAGCTACTGCATTTGACTTTTTCCCGTCTGATCTTATTGCTTATGTTGAAGCTACAAAAGCACTTACGCCAGATATGGATGGCGATGCAATTGGCGGAAGCGTGAATTTTACGACACAAACAGCGCCAACAAAAAGAACTATCAAAGCAAGTATTTTTAGCGGATACAATCAAAAATCGGATAAAGGAATTTATAGTGGATCACTAACTATTGGTGACAAAAGTAAAAACGGAAAGTTTGGTTACATTATTAATGGAACTTATTGGGACAGAAACTGGGCAACAGACAATTATGAAGCCAGAAGAAACGGAGATCAGGGAGTTTACAGATTAGAATTAAGAGATTACACAGGGATTAGAAAAACGACGGGTTTAAATGCAGCGATGGAATTTAATCCTTCATCTAGAGATAAAATTTTCCTGAAAGCAACTTACGGAGGACTTTCTGATACTGAAACACATTACAAACACAGAATCAGATTTGACAAATTCAACAGCACTACAAATGCTTTAACGGTTGAACAACAAGATATTCACAACGAATTGATGACGCAATTTCTTGGTCTTGATTTAGGTGGGAAACATCAATTGGCAAACGGAACTTTAGACTGGAGTCTGGCTTCCTACAGAAACAGATTCAAATACGGAAATATTCCAAATGCAGAAGACAACAGTTATTTTTTAATTCAATTTAATCAAACAGGAGTTGGCGTTAAACCTGAATATTTAAACACTGTTCCTGTTGCATCTGGCGGAGCTGGCGGACCAAGAGCATATTGGGCTGCTGATGGCGGAAAGCTTGATCCGAATAATCCAAAATCGATATTTGATTTTTATTCAGATCCAAATTTTAAAACAGATCCAACAAAGATGAAGTTTTCTACTTTGGAATTGTATAAAATCAGCATTGTAGAAAGAGACAATATTATTGCTGCGGTAAACTACGAGCACAATTTTAACGAAAGTCTGAAAATGAAGTTTGGTGCGAAATTAACTGACAAAGATCGTATCGCCACTTTTAGAGACGAATATTACAATTGGACAGGATCTCCAACACCATTTTTGTCAAATTATGGTTCAGATTTGATTAATCAGCCGGGTGGAACAGATTATATGAGACGTGAAACAGGAACTAATATAGGAAACACTTTTGGACCTGTTTTATCTGGAAACGGAATGAACAATTTATATAATTCGGCGCAAGGAAGTTTGGTTCTAAACCCAACAGATTCTCAAATTCCTGAATTAGGAAAAGGATTAGGAAGAAACTTTAATGTTGGCGAAACTACATCTTCAGGTTATGCAATGGCAACGTATTCAATATCTGATAAATGGACCGTTTTAGGAGGAGTTAGAGTTACCAATACAATCACACAAGTTACGGGTAAAACAGTAGAAAATAACGTGGTTGTTGATGCCGAAAACACAAAAACATATACATCAGTTTTACCAATGTTACACGTTAAATATACGCCAATTGAGAATTTAAACCTTCGTTTTGCGACAACAAGAACATTTGCAAGACCAAACTTTGGTGACATTTCTCCAGCGGGATCTTTGAACACAATTGATGGCGAATATGCGGGAGGAAATCCAAATTTGAATCCTACTTATTCCTGGAATTTTGATTTATTGGGAGAATATTTCCTGGATGAAGTTGGTGTAATCAACGCCGGAGTTTTCTATAAATCAATTACAGATCCAATTTTTGACGACACTTATCAAGGTACAATAAACGGAATTCCGAATATCGAAATCAGTTCGCCTACAAATGGTGGTAACGCATGGATTGGCGGAGTTGAATTTGGAATCACAAAAAGATTTAGCTTCTTGCCAGGATTCCTGAAATATTTTGGAACTCAGATCAATGCAACTTTCATGAATTCTGAAATGACTTTAGGGGAAAACACAAATAATCCAAACGGAAGAAAAGTGTCAACTCCGTATCAGGCAAAAGAATTATACAACCTGCAATTGTTCTACGAAACAGGCAAACTTAACGTGAGAGCAGCATTCAACCATAAAGGTGCATACGCTATAAGTTTTGATGCAAATGCCAAGAATACAGATATGAATGACATTTATTACGGTAAATATAATTCACTTGATTTCTCAGCTTCTTATAAAGTAGGAACGCATTTTACAATTTTCAGTGATGTAAATAACGTTTTGAATGAGCCATTAATGTATCATTTTGGAGAAACACCAAACCGACCAAAACAGGTAGAATATTATGGTGCAAAATTCAATCTTGGTTTAAAATATAATTTATAG
- a CDS encoding DUF5690 family protein produces MSKKASNFRFILKTSIAAFGTYFCMYAFRKPFTVATFDHMSFWGIDYKILLILAQVLGYTLSKFLGIKIISELKSAKRTLYLISFIAISELALLGFALVPAPYNILFLFINGLPLGMIWGIVFSYIEGRKTTELLGVILCSSFIVSSGAAKSVGVFVLTVLGCNEFWMPFVSGLLFIIPLIVFSLFLEKIPNPDSEDLALKSKRKPLSKKERASLFQQFAFPLTVIIIFYAMLTAMREFRDNFARELWDTLGYKESISIYMYSEVPIAISVLVILGFLGSMKNNYKAFKNYHLVLFLGSLLIGATTFLFQKHLMAPLPWMMISGFGMYVCYIPFNGLFFDRMIATYKIDGNTGFLIYIADAFGYLGSVLVLFFKNFGDKNISLLSFFTTCIYLLSFVGIITTIMSFNYFKRKFKKTSKISTTPLYT; encoded by the coding sequence ATGTCTAAAAAAGCATCTAATTTCAGGTTTATATTAAAAACATCCATCGCGGCATTTGGTACTTATTTTTGTATGTATGCGTTCCGTAAACCCTTTACTGTAGCGACATTTGACCATATGTCTTTTTGGGGAATTGACTATAAGATCTTGTTGATTCTGGCTCAGGTTTTAGGATATACACTTTCAAAATTTTTAGGAATCAAGATTATATCCGAATTAAAATCAGCAAAAAGGACTTTGTATTTAATCAGTTTTATAGCGATTTCTGAGTTGGCTTTATTAGGATTTGCATTAGTTCCCGCGCCATACAATATTCTGTTTTTATTCATAAACGGATTGCCTTTGGGAATGATCTGGGGAATTGTTTTCTCTTATATCGAAGGAAGAAAAACTACCGAATTATTAGGCGTTATTCTTTGTTCGAGTTTTATAGTTTCTTCCGGAGCAGCAAAATCCGTTGGAGTATTTGTCTTGACGGTTTTGGGATGCAATGAGTTTTGGATGCCTTTTGTATCGGGTTTATTATTTATAATTCCGTTAATCGTATTTTCATTGTTTTTGGAGAAAATCCCAAATCCGGATAGCGAAGATTTAGCTTTAAAATCAAAACGAAAACCACTCAGCAAAAAAGAACGCGCGTCATTATTTCAACAATTTGCATTTCCGTTAACGGTAATAATTATATTCTACGCAATGCTTACCGCAATGAGAGAATTCAGGGATAATTTTGCCAGAGAATTATGGGATACATTAGGGTATAAAGAAAGCATTTCGATTTATATGTATTCAGAAGTTCCTATTGCGATTTCAGTTCTTGTTATTTTAGGATTTTTAGGAAGCATGAAAAACAATTACAAAGCCTTCAAAAACTATCATTTAGTATTGTTTTTAGGTTCATTGCTTATTGGAGCAACAACATTTTTGTTTCAAAAGCATTTAATGGCGCCACTTCCGTGGATGATGATCTCTGGTTTTGGAATGTACGTTTGTTATATTCCGTTTAATGGTTTGTTTTTTGACCGAATGATCGCCACTTATAAAATAGACGGAAACACAGGATTTTTAATTTATATAGCTGATGCTTTTGGCTATTTAGGAAGCGTTTTGGTTTTGTTTTTCAAGAATTTCGGAGACAAAAACATTTCCTTATTAAGCTTTTTTACCACTTGTATTTATCTGTTATCCTTTGTTGGGATAATAACAACTATAATGTCGTTTAATTATTTTAAAAGGAAATTCAAGAAAACATCAAAAATTAGTACAACACCTTTATACACTTGA
- a CDS encoding TIGR03364 family FAD-dependent oxidoreductase translates to MKEKHDLIIVGSGVLGTFHAYHALLKGMSVAILEKNSKPEGATVRNFGQVVPSGMDRKWQNFGKESLNIYKDIQLQFDINLRQNGTVYLASNEEEMQLIEELHQINIANDYESNLLTKEQCLAKYAGLRSDYCTGGLFFPQEVTVEPATMIHKLHQYMTANLGLDLHMNTTVLNTENINNEVIATTSAGLEYKASKIIICNGSDFKILYPEIYNNSDLVVSKLQMLQTKPQHNYKLDGSILTGLTIRRYESFEECKSYAAIKAKENPDSFEKKYGVHILFKQALDGSVILGDSHEYAAAKDIDSLGFDLNMDIDNFMIEEAKKIIDLPTYEIQNRWFGMYSQCKTKDIFEHTIGENIHIITGIGGKGMTGSAGFAKHNIDKIFNA, encoded by the coding sequence ATGAAAGAGAAACATGATTTAATAATCGTTGGTTCAGGCGTTTTAGGTACATTTCATGCCTATCACGCTTTACTAAAAGGAATGTCAGTTGCCATTCTTGAAAAAAACAGCAAACCCGAAGGCGCGACAGTTAGAAATTTTGGTCAGGTTGTACCTTCCGGAATGGACAGAAAGTGGCAGAACTTCGGAAAAGAAAGTTTAAATATTTACAAAGATATTCAGTTACAATTTGATATTAATCTTCGTCAAAACGGAACGGTATATTTAGCTTCAAACGAAGAAGAAATGCAGCTAATAGAAGAGTTGCATCAAATAAATATAGCAAATGATTACGAATCAAATTTGCTGACAAAAGAGCAATGTCTGGCAAAATACGCCGGATTACGTTCTGATTATTGTACAGGAGGATTATTTTTTCCGCAAGAAGTAACCGTTGAACCTGCAACAATGATTCATAAACTGCATCAATATATGACCGCAAATTTAGGTCTTGATTTACATATGAATACCACGGTTTTGAATACCGAAAACATAAATAATGAAGTAATTGCAACCACTTCAGCAGGATTAGAATACAAAGCTTCAAAAATTATTATTTGTAACGGAAGCGATTTCAAAATACTGTATCCTGAAATTTATAACAATAGCGATTTGGTAGTTTCTAAACTTCAGATGTTGCAAACAAAACCGCAGCATAATTACAAATTAGACGGTTCTATTTTAACAGGATTAACGATTAGAAGATACGAATCTTTTGAAGAATGTAAATCTTACGCAGCAATCAAAGCAAAAGAAAATCCGGATAGTTTTGAGAAAAAATATGGCGTTCATATTTTATTCAAACAAGCTTTGGACGGATCTGTAATTCTGGGAGATTCGCACGAATATGCTGCTGCAAAAGATATAGATTCTCTGGGATTTGATTTGAATATGGACATCGATAATTTTATGATTGAAGAAGCCAAAAAGATAATTGACTTACCAACTTACGAAATCCAAAACAGATGGTTCGGAATGTATTCGCAATGTAAAACCAAAGATATTTTTGAACATACAATTGGCGAAAATATTCACATCATAACCGGAATAGGAGGAAAGGGAATGACCGGAAGCGCAGGATTTGCAAAACATAACATCGATAAAATTTTTAACGCATAG
- a CDS encoding phosphonatase-like hydrolase, with amino-acid sequence MKINEIEMVVFDMAGTTINEQNIVYKSLHKSINKFGIDVSLELVLSLGAGKEKHQAIKDILKHINITDTNKSEEIFEYFKETLDQEYLTAKVLPIEGVENVLENLKKDGVKVVLNTGYSSHVANTLLEKLNWKKDHQFDALITADDVELGRPFPDMIHKAMQLFEIKDASKVLKAGDSAIDIEEGKNAKCGITIGVLSGAQTRSQLEEAKPDYILDSLASLYSIMN; translated from the coding sequence ATGAAAATTAATGAAATTGAAATGGTTGTTTTTGACATGGCCGGAACAACAATAAATGAACAAAATATAGTCTATAAATCACTACATAAATCCATCAATAAATTCGGAATTGATGTTTCTCTTGAATTGGTGCTTTCGTTAGGAGCAGGAAAAGAAAAACATCAGGCGATAAAAGATATTTTAAAACATATCAATATAACTGACACCAATAAATCGGAGGAGATATTTGAATATTTTAAAGAAACATTAGACCAGGAATATCTTACGGCTAAAGTTTTACCTATCGAAGGAGTTGAAAATGTACTTGAAAATCTTAAAAAAGACGGCGTAAAAGTAGTTTTAAATACAGGATATAGCAGTCATGTTGCGAATACATTATTAGAGAAATTAAACTGGAAAAAAGACCATCAGTTCGATGCCTTAATCACAGCTGACGATGTAGAATTAGGACGTCCGTTTCCGGATATGATACACAAAGCAATGCAATTATTCGAAATCAAAGACGCTTCAAAAGTACTGAAAGCAGGAGATTCGGCAATTGACATCGAAGAAGGCAAAAATGCTAAATGCGGAATCACAATTGGTGTTTTATCCGGAGCACAAACAAGATCACAACTCGAAGAAGCAAAACCGGATTACATCTTGGATTCTCTTGCTTCGTTGTACAGCATTATGAATTAA
- a CDS encoding DUF4983 domain-containing protein, whose product MKKIFRLSYITILASALLVTSCTNEPMLTSDESSVNAKTILKTGKSALSGGTKKLLIIGIDGCRGDALMGANTPNVHALLPNSVYSLDALTEAPTWSGNGWSTMLSGVTHLKHGVTDNSFSSPNFGTYPSFLKRLETYNAALNTMSIVHWAPINTYIVDGIDVEKTLTTDLAVKNEVVTALTNDNPDALFLHFDDVDHAGHSYGFSLNVSQYKAAIETTDGYIGEILTALKNRPNYANEDWLVIVAPDHGGIVTGSTGSHGGTSYEERNIFTIFNNKNFTSTKIEKPVDPTTSITGKFANFNSNSIYASTNNALYNLGNSSFTVECRVKTSGYSSDPSLVSNKNWVSGKNRGFVICANTGGTWKVNIGDTQNRVDISGGSINDGKWHHLTMVVDRTAKLVKTYQDGAFVGQAAIVSTFGSLTSGLPFAVGQDGTLTYGANVNGNIAEVRVWNKALSEASILNYTCASVTSSHPDYANLIGYWKGDNGLGNSFTDSSSQHINLAFPNTPTWTTSTATLKCGTATGVVPKMVDIAYSSLSWFGVPINSAWSLDGRSWLPAGN is encoded by the coding sequence ATGAAAAAGATTTTTAGATTAAGTTACATTACAATTCTTGCAAGTGCACTTTTAGTGACTTCCTGTACTAATGAACCAATGCTTACGAGTGATGAAAGTTCAGTAAATGCAAAGACTATTTTAAAAACAGGCAAATCAGCTTTAAGCGGCGGTACTAAAAAGCTGCTTATTATAGGAATCGATGGCTGTCGCGGAGATGCATTAATGGGCGCAAACACACCAAATGTTCATGCTTTATTGCCAAACTCAGTATATAGTTTAGATGCTTTGACCGAAGCGCCAACCTGGAGCGGAAACGGCTGGTCGACAATGCTTAGCGGAGTAACTCATTTGAAACATGGCGTTACAGACAATTCATTTTCAAGTCCAAATTTTGGAACTTATCCAAGTTTTTTAAAACGTCTTGAAACCTATAACGCTGCTTTAAATACAATGTCAATCGTGCATTGGGCGCCAATAAACACTTATATCGTTGACGGAATTGATGTAGAAAAAACTTTAACTACAGATTTAGCTGTTAAAAATGAAGTTGTAACGGCATTAACAAACGACAATCCAGACGCTTTATTTCTGCATTTTGATGATGTAGATCACGCGGGTCACAGTTATGGATTTTCGCTTAATGTGTCTCAATACAAAGCTGCAATCGAAACTACAGACGGTTATATTGGTGAAATCTTAACCGCATTAAAAAACAGACCAAATTATGCCAATGAAGATTGGTTGGTAATTGTAGCGCCGGATCATGGCGGAATCGTTACAGGTTCGACAGGATCGCACGGAGGAACATCTTATGAGGAAAGAAATATTTTTACAATCTTCAATAATAAGAATTTCACATCGACTAAAATCGAAAAACCGGTTGATCCTACGACATCAATCACAGGTAAATTCGCAAATTTTAATTCGAATAGTATTTATGCTTCAACAAATAATGCTTTATACAATTTAGGAAATTCAAGTTTTACAGTTGAGTGCAGAGTAAAAACTTCCGGTTATTCAAGTGATCCTTCATTAGTTTCAAACAAAAATTGGGTAAGTGGCAAAAACCGCGGATTTGTGATTTGTGCTAATACTGGCGGAACCTGGAAAGTAAATATTGGAGATACTCAAAATCGCGTTGATATTTCAGGAGGTTCAATCAACGATGGAAAATGGCATCATTTGACAATGGTTGTTGATCGCACGGCAAAATTGGTAAAAACGTATCAAGATGGCGCTTTTGTGGGACAAGCAGCAATTGTTAGCACTTTTGGAAGTTTGACTTCTGGTTTGCCTTTTGCAGTTGGACAAGACGGAACTTTGACATACGGTGCAAACGTAAACGGAAATATTGCCGAGGTTCGCGTTTGGAATAAGGCTTTGTCTGAAGCTTCAATTCTTAATTATACGTGTGCGTCTGTGACAAGTTCTCATCCTGATTATGCAAATCTTATTGGATATTGGAAAGGCGATAACGGTTTAGGAAATAGTTTTACAGATTCCAGCTCGCAACATATTAATCTTGCTTTTCCAAATACGCCAACATGGACTACAAGTACAGCTACTTTAAAATGCGGAACTGCAACTGGAGTAGTTCCTAAAATGGTAGATATCGCATATTCTTCGTTGTCATGGTTTGGAGTGCCAATCAATTCGGCTTGGTCGCTGGATGGACGCTCTTGGCTTCCGGCAGGAAATTAA
- a CDS encoding XRE family transcriptional regulator, which translates to MEDFLIGIGKRLKEIRKKNSLTIHEVANMAGVSNGLISRIENGRTIPSLPVLIELIQSLNTDVSYFFEGVENTKNAKYIHIKKEDYQKIEKEDKAETTGFNYYHIFSKSINSIGFEAVILDVEPNCKREKVITDAWEFKYIIKGSVTYLIDDVEVIVNEGDSLCFNGRHPHVPENRTTENCVMLVLYFYSESNS; encoded by the coding sequence ATGGAAGATTTTTTAATTGGTATTGGAAAAAGATTAAAAGAAATTAGAAAGAAAAATTCGCTAACTATTCATGAAGTTGCCAACATGGCTGGCGTTAGTAATGGTTTGATTTCCAGAATCGAAAACGGAAGAACAATTCCTTCTCTGCCTGTTTTAATCGAATTGATACAATCTCTGAATACTGATGTAAGTTACTTTTTTGAAGGCGTTGAAAATACCAAAAATGCCAAATACATTCATATTAAAAAAGAAGATTACCAAAAAATAGAAAAAGAAGACAAAGCCGAAACTACCGGTTTTAATTACTATCATATCTTTAGTAAAAGCATAAATTCTATAGGTTTTGAAGCCGTAATTCTTGACGTTGAACCCAATTGTAAACGCGAAAAAGTAATTACAGATGCCTGGGAATTTAAATATATCATAAAAGGAAGCGTAACGTATCTTATTGACGACGTTGAAGTTATCGTAAACGAAGGCGATTCGTTATGTTTCAACGGAAGACATCCGCACGTACCTGAAAACAGAACTACAGAAAATTGTGTAATGCTGGTACTTTACTTTTACTCTGAAAGTAATAGTTAG